The DNA window AGATTTTGAAACTAATAAAGAATAAGATTccatttattcaaaattttgtaAAACGGTAAGCTGAATGGAGATCTATATCATGCATAAATGAACAAAGACGGAAATCATTAATGGACATGTTTGAAACCTCCATTTTAGGTCATTGTGAGTCAATGACCAACAAACATTTTTCGTCggaaatatgaaaaattggtAAGTTACCTTCACGTTCCCCGTCGAGGAATATAATTGATCTCACGTCAAAGGACGATCCCTGCACCGTGAGGTTATCAACCTCCACTGTAGGGCAAGTAGGAATTTCAATCCTTCTTTTGCCTTTATCTTTTAACAATTTGCATCTTTGCTGGTTAAGGGGAAAAAACCGACTGAGTCATTTGATATTCAAGTCGAATTAGACTTGTTAAGAGAACTTAGTTCATCAACCAAGCCtgaataatattttctattaAATAAAGTTTCAAACTTGGTTCAAACTCGGtttgatcaaaattaaattaaaatttataagCAAAAAATTCTAGCTACTCGACCTCATCTAGATCTAGACTCAATAAAAGTTCATTAGAATTCAACTTCATAAATCAACAAACTAAACTAGAACATAATTTCAAAATTGTTAAAATAATcatataaatttaaatattaaGGTAATCGACTTGATTAGATTGGTTTATGCCCCTGTTGCTGATCATgcgttaaaaaaaatttaaaagaaaaccAATGCTTTAGGTACCGATTATTTCCATGTTTTGGAATATGTCATGTTTTGAGATACATGATAGGCGTGCTTAGCTCAGCGAggcaaataaaaaatttctcctAACTTCTCGAGACTATAGAAATAATTGAGTAGAATGAAGATAATCAAAATCAGTAAAAACATTTTTTTGGGTAATTATAGATATTATCTTTTTTGgtcattaaaaaaatttataatcagaatacaaaattaatcaaaaatatcacaaaaacgGATTATaatcaaaatttataatcaTAAAAAACAAGCCCTATATATGATTTAAGACTTGTGCCTCACATGCAAGTAAAGGTTGTAAAATAAACAGTAAGCGTATTACTTGCTATAAAAGATTAGTGTGACAAGATGCCCAAATCTTATCGAATACTTGATGTATGTGCTATGCACTAGCACGAAAAATTTCTATTGCTAAGTTGGAGGAAGCAGAATAGAAGGTTCTATTGCTAGCTCTCAATTATACAAGAAAGCTATTGTACCATAATAAAAGCTATATTCAACGACACCAACGAGCATTGGTTGttaaactttatttatttatagcCAACGTACTCATTTTAACACCTGGTACCTTCTGTACCACTATTCATTGCTTGTACCAACTATCATCCATCAGATCcgttgagaaaaaaaaaaatcctttttcatatatatatatatatatatagcccCCGCGTGAATGGTCCAGCGGCAGCGCCTCTCACCAGTGAACCTTgaggtcacaagttcgagtctCCGCTTCGCTGGATTCCTCCGCGCACTTAACGTGTTCGGACCGGGTTGGGGCGCCGGGCCcgggccgcaggggattagtcgagccccgtaaggattgacccggacacctgTATTTCAGAGAAGTTAGTGTTTTTTTCATCAAATCTATGTGTTGCATGGTAAGTACATGGATTACTCTGGCTTTTACTATGTACCTAACAATGCAATaattagttttaaaaactaaatAGTTCACAAAAAGGAGCAAGTTTCAGTTATCCTTTATGTGTTGTTCTTGAAGTATCATGGACTAAAGAGCTTGTgaaatttcacattttctagTGCCTTGAATTAAGATAcaatagaaatttaaaatataGAGTCGTTGATTATTGAACCCAaatttaagaagaaaaaaaatgttgtgCATCCATTCCAATATCCAGAATAACTCTTTCTTTTTTGCAGTTCCTTTTTGTATAGAACTCTTTGACCTAAGTGCAAGATAGGCCTTTCAAATTGTGTCAAAACACTGCATATACAGGTTGCATGTTAGGATAAAAAAGTCCCCAATTTTGCTCTATACCAGAAGGCTTTTGATTTTCATTAAACATGGCAAAGATAAACCCTTCAATATAAGCCCCAGGCCTCTTAGGTGTGCCACCCATATTCAACACATGCTGCATAAAGTTCCTGTTGTATGTAGATGCAAGTTCTGGGGTTGTGAAACCTCCATTCCCAGCAGAAGGCCATCCGCTCTCAGAAACTGCCACTCCTACGTTATTTACTCCCTGTTTCTCCATTGCCCAATAAAATGAATCTACCGTAGCATCAAATAAGTTATGATAACTCAGATTTCCATCAACAACCACTGGATCTTTTGCAGTGAAAAGAGCATAATCTAGGCGAACTTGGTCTGGATCCGATGCATAGGCGAAGTAAGGGTACACATTGGCCATCAATGGAGACCCTTTGATTGATAGAAAGCTCAACACATCTGCAAGTGCACCCTTTGTCTCAGGTGAGAATTGACCAGCTGAAGGAGGATAGGAAACTCCCAACACCATCGTAGCGACCGCGGTGGTCACGGTTATACCATTTAGATTGTGGTCATTCAGAACAGCCTGAAGATTACTCATGGCAGGGGCGACATCGTTGGCAAACTCTCCTGGgattgcttcatttccaacagaaatgaatgaaaatgtaATGTTACTGAGATAAGGCAGCACATTTGTTGTAAACCACGATTCTGCTCCCTCAGTACTTGTGGCTATACTCGGTATATCTTCATTCTTTAAGCCTAATGCGACGTCAATGCCACTGCCCTTCAATGCTTCTAGAGCGTCAGGATTTGGATCAAATAGCCTTAGTTTGCCGATGTTATATTTCTTGTAAAGGCTAATCACATCGGTAGCAGAAGGTAGATTGTTGGCTACCATTCCATAACAAACGCCGATGCCTATTTTGTCTCCAACAATCACCATTGGGCTATGCATaatgatcatcatcatcatgcCAACAGCAAGGAACATTCTTAGGGATGCCATAGTTTGAGCCCTCAAATGCATCCTGTGCATTTCTCCTACTTGGAATGATCTAACAAACTAATTTTAATCAGTCACAACTGATACTCCTTTGGGTTCAATTCCCAAAGGAAACAATTCAGGTACCACTAAAGCATAAGGATCGATAACTTTATATCACATAAATCTCAAAAAGTACGGAGAAATTTCAATTCTGAAGATATGACATGTGCACAAGAATATATACTAGTTATTGCGCATATTATATAGGATTGTTTGCTTGTGAAATTGAccatgatatatatatatatatgtagaaCCAAGAATCGTAGAACAGAGAGCTAATGCTGTATGAATGGGAGTTGAGACGTGGGTCGAATTAATGACTCTCAACATGCGTGAAGCAGATTTTTGCAATCCTTCTACTTTAATAACTAAGTAATGTTCTTCAGGCAACGTAGTAAATCACGAATTGCATGGCATGCAATACTACGAATGAAGATGAATCTTGGAGGGAGGAATGTCCTTGATTCATAATCTCGCCCTTTATTCTAGCAGATGCACCTGATCTTGGAGTAGTTATGAACGTTTTCCTCTGCTAACTCCTAACAGTGTATATTAAGTAAATCCACAGAACTTTGTGTCCCGGTTTAGTGAAAAAGTGCTTTagaatttctttttatttatacaTTTACACGGTAACAAATAAAGCGAAAGATTTGAACAAAAGGCGCAAGATATCAGTAGAAATtgatgaccaaaaaaaaaaaaaaaaaacagattaATGTTTGTAGTATTCGTCCTTGCTCGCAAATTAATGTCACTAGCAATTACTACAAAAGCACGCCAGTTTTAATAACGAAAAGAACAATGGTATCAGtatacaaaattcacaaaatattGAACCTCGCAGCATATATATTACGGTTTCATACTCAAAAAGCACCTTTTTGAAGATTCAGTAAATAAAAATTAGGTTGTTatgaaataatgataagatgtGGATGTCCGTTGATATTCTCTAGATGTGGCTGTCCGTTGATATTCTCAAGAAGgattacaagatgaagatgTCCGTTTGCATTCTCAAGATGATAGTCACATGTATTCTCCCTAGATTCATTGGTATATTGGATGAACTCATTTATGGATGTACTTGATGTACTAAATTCATGTATTTGTATTTAATAAGGTTCATGTACCTTTGATCTTGGATCACCTATATATAGGGGTGTATCCTACTTCCTTTGTAACCTTGTAACATTGAAACCTGGAAGTACTTTGATCAgtaaaatataataatattcTATCTCTCACTCTACTATTTCAATCCCTACTTTGggagtttattttattagtttcatAACACGTTATCAGCACGAGTCTCTACCTTGAGTTAAGGAGAAGCACGAGTCTCTACTTTGAGCGAAGGAAAAGCACGAGACGCTGTCAAGGTTCTGCCCGAATAACTTTTGACTACTTATCGAGGTAATATTCTTTCCTACGAATCTAGTGCATAGTCTTATGGCTAATCTCACAAAACAAGAGTTCGTACCTCTTgatatttctggaaaaaattatttatcgtGGGTATTGGATGTTGAAATTCATCTTGAGGCAATGGGTCTTGGTAATACTATTGTTGATGAGAATGATGCCTCAAACCAAGACCGTGCTAAGGCCATGATTTTCCTTCGTCGTCATTTAGATGAAGGACTAAAAGTAGAATATCTTACTGTCAAAGATCCTCTTGTCCTTTGGCGAGATTTGAAAGAAAGATTCGACCACCTGAAGTTGGTCGTTCTTCCAAAGGCCCGATATGATTGGCTCCACTTACGACTACAAGATTTTAAATCTGTCAACGAATATAATTCAGCCATGTTCAGAATTACTTCTTAATTATCATTGTGTGGCGAAAAAGTCACTGATGAAAATATGTTAGAGAAAACATTCTCTACTTTTCATGTCTCTAATATGCTCCTGCAGCAGCAATATAGAGAGAgaggatttaaaaaatattctgaaCTTATTGCATGTCTTCTGTTGGCtgaacaaaataatgaattacTGCTGAAAAATCATGAGTCCCGACCAACTGGTGCAAGTCCATTCCCTGAAGCGAATGGgactcaatttcaaaattctggTCGAGGTCGTGGACGTGGCCGTAGAGGTGGCCGTGGAAGAAGccgtggacgtggccgtggcCGTGGACGTGATCATAGTAGATTTGTGCCTCGTGAAAATTATAGCCGTGGCAAGCAACAAAATATTTctcaagagagagaaaatgacTACGATCCgaaagaaggagaaaagaaagtttatgaagaaaaatgatACCGATGTGGTATGGAAGGTCACTGGTCCCGTACCTGTCGTACGGCTGAACATCTTGTTGACCTCTATCAAGCATCATTGAAAAAGAAGGACAAAGATGTCGAGACAAATTTTATCGACCAAAAGAATGcttatgatgatgatgatgctgaCATGACACACCTGGATATTGCCGATTTCTTTGAGCATCCTGAAGATGCAAAATGAtcatatatttaatatttgtcTAGATGTTTGATATATTGTTAGTTTTGCAGGATTGTCCATTACTTTGGTATGTTGTTTGATATGTTGTTAGTTTTATCAATTTACTTTGCATATGTCTATTCTCGTATCTTTTATCAATATttagtttcatttattttcttcctgaagaagaaatggatgcCAAATGTTtgggatcaaataatggtgatGATAACATTTGTCTCGTTAATAGTGCTTCTGCGCACACTATATTGACAAATAAAagatatttttcttctttggagATGGGAGAGACAAATTTAATACCATCAGTGGTAGTGCAAAATTAATTGAGGGCTCTGGAAGAGTCACTCTATTTTTCCTGAAGGAACCAAAATTGTCGTAAATAATGCACTACTCTCTCCCAACACTCGAAGAAATTTATTAAAGATATCCGTCGAGATGGATATCAAATTGAGACACTGAAtgagataataataaaaatcaaGTCAGATGAAAGTTGATTATATCATATTAATCATTCGAGGGTGTAATGGTTATCGATATAGTTATCTTTATTCTCATTTGATTTATAATCATCACATGCAGTAAACCAGAAGTTTACTGATCCCAATGAATATATGATTTGGCAAAAGTGAGAATATTTGAATGTCGACAAGTATTTATACATACCCCCTTTATATTATACATGGCTCCAAAAGAAATTTATGTCGGATATGCATCACCTTTTACGATTAAATATCGTAAAATATTGATGAATGATCTATTGATGAGTGATCTATCCCGACATTAGGGGGAGGAAAAGATCAACCGAAAGGAAATCATCTGAACAATTGGATTTCCTCGATCCTCATACAAAACAATGTATGTGAACTAgaagttcaagaaattcttcatttgaagaaaattatatTTATCGACTCCAGAAGAGTTATTAAATCAACTATTCCTGCAGGAAATACTCTTGTTAAAATTGATGTCCCTAAAGGACATGTACAAGTGCTACAAATAAAGGCCGGCCTACCTATATAAGGTATACATTGATTTCAAATATCTCCGGAGATTAAATAAATGTCATGACAAAATTTAACCTCCTGAAGAGGTCGCTCCTGAAGAGCCAGCTCCCGAAGAGCCAGCTcctgaagagaatgaaattatagaaaagttaattggagcctaatgaaatgtagcacttgatattatagaagTTGATAAGGATCATGAATCTAGATCAGTTGATGAATGTCGGCATAGAAATGATTGACCAAAATGAAGAGGCCAATACAATCTGAATAAGATTCACTGGCTAAAAGAAATGTTTTTGGGCCTGTAGTCCAAACGCCTGAAGGTGTCAAGCCAGttggatataaatggatttttgtgagaaaaaggaatgaaaagaatgaaatagtgAGATATAAAACAAGACTTGTAGCCCAAGGCTTTTCACAAAGGTctggatttgattatgatgaaacgTATTCACCTGTAATGGATACGATCACATTTAGATATTTTGTGAGTATTGCAGTGCATGAAAAACTTGATATGCGTCTGATAGACGTTGTCTGAAGCATGTAAATCAAATCCTAGAGATATGTATTCTATTAGAATACAAAAGTCTTTGTATGGGCTCAAGCAATCtggacgtatgtggtataaccgcctcaatgaatgtttaactaaagaaggttataccaatgacccaatatgtccatgtgtttttatcaagaGAAATGggtcaaattttgtgattattgcgatatatgttgatgatctcaatttgattggaactcctgaagagatCCAAAAGGCTGtcgaatatttgaagaaagaatttgagatcaaagagtttggaaagacaaaattctgccttgatttacaaattgagcatttagAGAGTAAAATTTTTATCCACCAACCTACTTATACCCAGAAGGTATTAAAGCGATTTCGTCTGGATAAAGCACATACATTAAGTACCCCAATGGTCATCAGATTATTGAATCCTAATAAGGACCCCCTTAGGCCACAAGAGGAACATGAAGAGATACTTGgtcctgaagtaccatatctcagtgcaTTTGGTGCGCTTATtatcttgctaattgtacaagaCTAGATATATCATTTGCTGTGaatttattagcaagatttaATTCCTCGCCTACAAGACGACATTGGAATGAAGAATGGTGAGATTGATGTGCTACAAATCCGATCGGATAATAATTTGGCAGATTTGTTTACCAAGGCTTTGCTGACTGCTACGTTTGGGAAACTGGTGAAGAATATTGGTATGCGTCGGCTAAAA is part of the Coffea eugenioides isolate CCC68of chromosome 6, Ceug_1.0, whole genome shotgun sequence genome and encodes:
- the LOC113773543 gene encoding probable glucan endo-1,3-beta-glucosidase BG4 yields the protein MHRMHLRAQTMASLRMFLAVGMMMMIIMHSPMVIVGDKIGIGVCYGMVANNLPSATDVISLYKKYNIGKLRLFDPNPDALEALKGSGIDVALGLKNEDIPSIATSTEGAESWFTTNVLPYLSNITFSFISVGNEAIPGEFANDVAPAMSNLQAVLNDHNLNGITVTTAVATMVLGVSYPPSAGQFSPETKGALADVLSFLSIKGSPLMANVYPYFAYASDPDQVRLDYALFTAKDPVVVDGNLSYHNLFDATVDSFYWAMEKQGVNNVGVAVSESGWPSAGNGGFTTPELASTYNRNFMQHVLNMGGTPKRPGAYIEGFIFAMFNENQKPSGIEQNWGLFYPNMQPVYAVF
- the LOC113773544 gene encoding double-strand break repair protein MRE11-like codes for the protein MGLGNTIVDENDASNQDRAKAMIFLRRHLDEGLKVEYLTVKDPLVLWRDLKERFDHLKLQQYRERGFKKYSELIACLLLAEQNNELLLKNHESRPTGASPFPEANGTQFQNSGRGRGRGRRGGRGRSRGRGRGRGRDHSRFVPRENYSRGHWSRTCRTAEHLVDLYQASLKKKDKDVETNFIDQKNAYDDDDADMTHLDIADFFEHPEDAK